In Arachis hypogaea cultivar Tifrunner chromosome 2, arahy.Tifrunner.gnm2.J5K5, whole genome shotgun sequence, a genomic segment contains:
- the LOC112732390 gene encoding uncharacterized protein has translation MRIRKNAKFSSLELLSSSSSEGGTGSCSSFSFRHTHVCQLNQSPWDVIPFDSDSIQFECHNNNNTTFLTTTTTTHASVNAADSVGPVESVASMMDIDDKTKMVALQDDDEAVAAMTAVHRRDSGKGAKVAAANGGAGYSKKTPAAAAGGARSSRANKNRGGPPPAAAGSKKPPPASSNPYEFYYYSGFGPLWGRRRGGRHGGGGGGGEDESKNSHGNGSENNHNNNRALEQPSKIVTIVNEAEAAEVEGGNNNNNNNNNNNNNNNNNNVTNVVSVNNNNNNNKGSGMEDSVVGYSLVNVGELDYVEIDDDDEEEEEDNMNDDEEIGNKKRMRKPVKARSLKSLM, from the exons ATGAGGATCCGCAAGAACGCGAAGTTCTCATCTTTAGAGTTATTAAGCTCATCTTCCTCAGAAGGAGGAACAggttcttgttcttcattctcatTTCGTCATACCCACGTGTGCCAGCTGAACCAGTCTCCATGGGATGTGATCCCCTTTGACTCTGATTCCATCCAG TTCGAATGCCACAACAATAACAACACCACCTtcctcaccaccaccaccaccacccacgCTTCTGTAAATGCTGCAGATTCCGTTGGACCTGTTGAAAG CGTCGCTTCGATGATGGACATTGACGACAAAACAAAGATGGTTGCGCTTCAAGACGACGATGAAGCCGTGGCGGCAATGACGGCTGTCCATCGTCGCGATAGTGGAAAGGGAGCAAAAGTTGCCGCCGCGAACGGCGGAGCTGGTTACAGCAAGAAGACACCGGCGGCAGCAGCCGGAGGAGCTCGCAGCAGTCGCGCCAATAAGAATCGCGGTGGTCCTCCTCCCGCCGCCGCTGGCAGCAAGAAACCACCACCGGCGTCGAGTAATCCGTACGAATTTTACTACTATTCAGGGTTTGGACCGCTATGGGGGCGGAGAAGAGGCGGCAGACATGGCGGCGGTGgcggaggaggagaagatgaaAGCAAGAACAGCCATGGTAACGGAAGTGAgaataatcataacaataatcgaGCATTGGAGCAACCATCGAAAATCGTTACTATCGTGAATGAAGCTGAAGCCGCAGAAGTAGAAggtggtaataataataataataataataataataataataataataataataataataatgtgacaAATGTTGTtagtgttaataataataataataataataaaggtagTGGCATGGAAGATAGTGTTGTTGGttattctttagtgaatgttggGGAATTGGATTATGTGGAGATTGATGATGACgacgaagaagaagaggaggataaTATGAACGATGATGAAGAGATTGGGAACAAGAAGAGAATGAGGAAGCCAGTTAAAGCTAGGTCTCTTAAATCTCTtatgtga
- the LOC112732402 gene encoding brassinosteroid-responsive RING protein 1, with amino-acid sequence MGFPVGYTEVFFPHLFLRLLTFLGLLRNLVFHLFRLLGLSELLIDTTTDNNNNYYNHNPNPTRTPSAVDRTPSLSAILIREFLPVVTFREILASDDVASPQLTGSCAVCLTELVMEDEIRWLRNCKHVFHRECVDRWIDHDQKTCPLCRTSFVPDEMVDQYNQRLWAASGVSEFYVDYTSL; translated from the coding sequence ATGGGTTTTCCGGTGGGCTACACGGAGGTTTTCTTCCCTCACCTCTTCCTCCGCTTACTCACCTTCCTCGGCCTCCTCCGTAACCTCGTCTTCCACCTCTTCCGCCTCCTCGGACTCTCCGAACTCCTCATCGACACCACCaccgacaacaacaacaactactacaaccacaaccccaacccAACCCGGACCCCCTCCGCCGTCGACCGTACGCCATCCCTCTCCGCCATCCTCATCCGCGAGTTCCTCCCCGTCGTAACCTTCAGAGAAATCCTCGCTAGCGATGACGTGGCATCGCCTCAACTAACTGGCAGCTGCGCGGTTTGCCTAACGGAATTAGTTATGGAGGACGAGATCCGGTGGTTGCGTAACTGCAAGCACGTGTTCCACAGGGAGTGTGTGGACCGTTGGATTGATCACGATCAGAAGACGTGTCCGCTTTGTAGGACGTCGTTTGTTCCTGATGAAATGGTTGATCAGTATAATCAACGGTTGTGGGCTGCTTCTGGTGTTAGTGAGTTCTACGTAGATTACACTTCTCTCTAA
- the LOC112732410 gene encoding ferric reduction oxidase 2, whose protein sequence is MGDKKIVKRSPSQVKYDMILYAIRVVVLVVLLGWIFIWIMMPTSTFRQTWLPHLRAKTTTSTYFGSQGTTLLIYTFPVLFIASLGCIYLHIVKKANDSNMDRCDNKNDAKGGKVTIWKRPFIVKGPLGIVSGTEVAMLLMFIGLLVWSFATYLHNFFALITQKSAAQFGVKVWELKLEDAGLILGLVGNICLAFLFFPVSRASPVLPLLGLTSESCIKYHIWLGHLVLTFFTAHGISYIIFWAATNQISQMVKWEKIGISNVAGEISLVCGLILWIATIPGIRRRFFELFFYAHYLYIFFMIFFIFHVGISYASIMLPGFYIFMVDRFLRFLQSRTHIHLVSARVLPCDTIELNFSKTHELSYTPTSVMFINIPSISKLQWHPFTITSSSKLEPEKLSVVIKSEGTWSKKLYQMLSTPTIDHIDVSVEGPYGPASTNYLRHDSLVMVSGGSGITPFISIIRDLIYLSTTFKYKTPKILLICAFKNTSSLSMLDLILPISGTPFEISNLELQIEAYITRDKEFKSNTLINLQTKWFKPNPNDAPIYAILGPNNWLWFGAIISSSFIIFLILIGIITRYYIFPKDHNTNGIFSYSLKALINMLVMCVSIAIVASVAVLWNKKLSAKKGNNQVQHLEGLSPTMSPSSVVYYNNGGNHNVELESLPSQLIAQATNVHYGERPDLRKILFEIKGSSVGVFASGPKKMRQEVAAICSTGLTENLHFESISFSW, encoded by the exons atgggagataaaaaaatagtgaaaagATCACCATCTCAAGTAAAATATGACATGATTCTATATGCAATAAGGGTTGTGGTGCTGGTTGTTCTTCTTGGTTGGATTTTCATTTGGATAATGATGCCTACAAGTACTTTCAGACAAACATGGTTACCTCATCTCAGAGCAAAGACAACTACCTCAACCTATTTTGGTTCACAgg GTACAACACTTTTGATTTATACTTTTCCAGTATTGTTCATAGCTTCTCTTGGGTGCATCTACCTCCATATAGTCAAAAAAGCAAATGATTCCAACATGGATAG ATGTGACAATAAGAATGATGCTAAAGGAGGTAAGGTAACAATATGGAAGCGCCCATTTATTGTAAAAGGGCCTCTTGGGATTGTTTCTGGAACAGAGGTAGCAATGTTGTTAATGTTTATTGGACTCCTGGTTTGGTCCTTTGCTACTTACTTGCACAATTTCTTTGCTCTAATCACACAAAAATCAGCAGCACAATTTGGTGTAAAAGT ATGGGAATTGAAACTGGAGGACGCAGGACTAATATTGGGTTTGGTTGGTAACATATGCTTGGCATTCTTGTTCTTTCCTGTGTCACGTGCCTCCCCCGTGCTTCCACTTCTTGGCCTCACCTCTGAGAGTTGCATTAAGTACCATATTTGGCTTGGGCATTTGGTTCTCACTTTCTTCACTGCCCATGGCATTTCCTACATCATTTTTTGGGCTGCCACCAACCAAATTTCTCAG ATGGTGAAATGGGAGAAAATTGGGATATCAAATGTGGCCGGAGAGATTTCATTGGTATGTGGTTTGATCCTATGGATTGCAACAATTCCTGGCATTAGAAGAAGATTCTTTGAGCTCTTCTTCTATGCTCACTACCTCTAcatattcttcatgatcttcttcATCTTCCATGTTGGAATTTCCTATGCAAGCATCATGCTCCCTGGTTTCTACATCTTCATGGTTGATCGTTTCCTAAGGTTTCTTCAGTCAAGAACCCATATTCATTTGGTTTCTGCTCGTGTCTTGCCTTGTGATACCATAGAACTCAACTTCTCTAAAACCCATG AGTTAAGTTACACGCCCACAAGTGTTATGTTCATAAATATACCAAGCATATCAAAGCTACAATGGCATCCATTCACCATTACTTCAAGTAGCAAATTGGAGCCAGAAAAGCTTAGTGTTGTTATTAAGAGTGAAGGAACTTGGTCCAAAAAACTGTACCAAATGCTCTCAACACCTACAATTGATCACATTGATGTATCTGTTGAAGGCCCTTATGGACCTGCATCAACTAATTATCTAAG gcATGATTCACTTGTTATGGTTAGTGGAGGAAGTGGCATAACACCTTTTATCTCCATCATTAGGGACTTAATTTATCTTAGCACCACATTCAAgtacaaaaccccaaaaatactccTAATTTGTGCATTCAAGAACACTTCATCTCTCTCAATGTTAGACTTGATCCTCCCAATTTCTGGCACCCCATTTGAAATTTCTAATTTGGAGTTACAAATTGAAGCCTACATCACAAGAGACAAGGAGTTCAAATCAAATACCTTAATCAACCTTCAAACAAAATGGTTCAAACCTAATCCAAATGATGCCCCAATATATGCCATATTAGGCCCAAATAATTGGCTTTGGTTTGGAGCTATAATTTCAAGTTCTttcatcatttttcttattttaattgggATCATTACACGTTACTACATTTTCCCTAAAGATCATAACACAAATGGAATATTCTCATACTCTTTGAAGGCTTTAATTAACATGCTAGTAATGTGTGTGTCCATAGCCATAGTTGCTAGTGTAGCTGTTCTTTGGAACAAGAAATTAAGTGCTAAGAAAGGAAATAATCAAGTTCAACATTTGGAAGGGTTATCACCAACAATGTCACCAAGCTCAGTGGTTTATTACAATAATGGAGGGAATCATAATGTGGAATTGGAAAGCCTTCCAAGCCAGTTAATTGCTCAAGCTACCAATGTTCATTATGGTGAAAGACCTGACCTAAGAA AAATACTATTTGAAATCAAAGGGTCAAGCGTGGGAGTTTTTGCTTCAGGACCCAAGAAAATGAGGCAAGAGGTTGCAGCTATATGCTCAACTGGTTTAACTGAAAATCTACACTTTGAGTCCATTAGTTTTAGCtggtaa
- the LOC112732418 gene encoding probable receptor-like protein kinase At5g24010, translating into MALTRHHTRVLSFFFFFHLSCSTLSVLSHMFSPIDNYLINCGSSESTTAVDFRRFSGDLSGNHHSPLPSSSNGAFPLRNKGNFLDLPSIYRTAMVFNKPTKYVFPIKEQGTHMVRLHFFAFNSTRYDLGQAQFHVLVNGFVVLSNSRRVISSEKPMITEYLIKVLNEEHLVIHFVPTKDSRLAFVNAIEVISAPKDLVPETATYLSSKGIENFNGLSNQAIEVVYRVTVGGPKITPFNDSLWRTWIPDNEFLRSSFGSERLYFGGRIKYHAGGASREVGPDNMYNSARLIKSNNDSVPNVNVTWEFPIIGGYKYLVRLHFCDIASIQLGLLYFNVYVNGYLALQDLDLSSITGSLASPFYADFIVDGNGIENLSVAIGPSNSSIPYVYDAILNGVEVMKMNNSHNSLDGEVCAGFVLKNWASGNESILLTFIAAICILLSIFIVVRRKIIDSRNYVPWSRLPMNVSEDNEIKT; encoded by the coding sequence ATGGCCCTCACGCGCCACCACACGCGCgtcctctccttcttcttcttcttccacctctCTTGCTCAACTCTCTCCGTTCTCTCACACATGTTCTCCCCCATAGACAACTACCTCATCAACTGCGGCTCCTCCGAGTCAACCACCGCCGTTGACTTCCGTCGGTTCTCCGGAGATCTTTCCGGCAACCACCACTCCCCTCTACCATCATCATCAAACGGAGCTTTCCCACTCAGAAACAAAGGCAATTTTCTCGATTTGCCCTCAATCTACCGTACAGCCATGGTTTTCAACAAACCAACAAAGTACGTTTTCCCCATCAAGGAACAAGGCACACACATGGTACGTCTTCACTTTTTCGCATTCAATTCAACAAGATATGATCTGGGTCAAGCTCAATTTCACGTCTTGGTTAATGGTTTTGTTGTTTTAAGCAACTCTAGAAGAGTGATTAGTAGTGAAAAGCCAATGATCACCGAGTATTTGATAAAAGTCCTCAATGAGGAGCACCTAGTGATTCATTTTGTTCCAACTAAAGATTCCAGATTGGCGTTCGTGAATGCAATTGAGGTGATTTCTGCACCAAAGGACCTTGTTCCTGAAACTGCAACATACCTTAGTTCAAAGGGTATTGAGAATTTCAATGGATTAAGCAACCAAGCTATTGAAGTTGTGTATAGGGTCACTGTTGGGGGTCCTAAGATTACACCATTCAATGATTCATTGTGGAGGACTTGGATTCCTGATAACGAGTTCTTGAGATCGAGTTTTGGATCTGAAAGGCTTTACTTTGGTGGTAGGATCAAGTACCATGCTGGAGGAGCTAGCCGCGAAGTTGGACCAGATAATATGTACAATAGTGCAAGGTTGATCAAGAGTAACAATGATTCTGTTCCTAATGTTAATGTGACATGGGAGTTTCCAATAATTGGAGGTTATAAGTACCTTGTGAGGTTGCATTTCTGTGACATTGCTAGTATTCAACTTGGTTTGCTCTATTTCAATGTTTATGTCAATGGTTACCTAGCATTGCAAGATTTGGATCTATCGTCAATCACTGGTTCATTGGCCTCGCCATTTTATGCCGACTTTATCGTGGATGGAAATGGAATCGAAAACTTGAGTGTGGCCATTGGCCCTTCAAATAGCAGCATTCCATATGTCTATGATGCTATCTTAAATGGAGTTGAGGTTATGAAGATGAACAATTCTCACAATAGTCTTGATGGTGAAGTTTGTGCTGGTTTTGTTCTCAAGAACTGGGCAAGTGGAAATGAAAGCATTTTGCTTACTTTTATAGCTGCTATCTGCATTTTGTTGAGCATCTTCATTGTGGTTCGTAGGAAGATTATTGATTCCAGGAACTATGTGCCATGGTCAAGGTTGCCTATGAATGTTTCCGAAGACAATGAAATTAAGACTTAA
- the LOC112761918 gene encoding epi-neemfruitin B 7-O-acetyltransferse L7AT-like encodes MIGDHVTNIQVNIFDCGGIAIGFCISHKIIDGDSLDTFLKVWTEKAGCNYNSELLTKPNFATNSLFPTSTLHFRDLSRKTWGSIFRKEKWITRRFLFKNSAIATLKTQIVAKSSSNPLKNSPNTPSRVQIISALFWKYFMAASKDQFGTQRPSILLNTMNLRRRMAESLHPKNSIGNFLWLTISEHKSEHELNLNELVSKVKKSIEEIDMDFVARLQSEEERRSIIENFLRKMSLSNNKGVEALEGLLTYATLDPSPLAMSNSRL; translated from the coding sequence ATGATAGGAGATCATGTGACTAACATTCAAGTTAATATCTTTGATTGTGGTGGAATTGCAATTGGATTTTGCATTTCTCATAAGATCATTGATGGTGATTCACTTGACACCTTCCTGAAGGTGTGGACAGAAAAAGCCGGCTGCAACTACAATTCAGAACTGTTGACAAAACCAAACTTTGCTACAAATTCATTGTTCCCTACAAGTACTTTACATTTCAGAGACTTGTCAAGAAAAACATGGGGTTCCATTTTTAGGAAAGAAAAATGGATCACAAGGAGGTTTTTGTTCAAAAATTCAGCTATTGCCACCCTCAAGACTCAAATAGTGGCAAAATCTTCATCCAACCCATTGAAGAATTCTCCTAATACTCCTTCACGTGTTCAGATAATTTCTGCATTGTTCTGGAAGTATTTCATGGCTGCATCAAAGGATCAATTTGGAACTCAGAGGCCTTCTATTCTGCTGAATACGATGAATCTTCGCCGAAGAATGGCAGAGTCTCTGCATCCTAAAAATTCTATAGGTAATTTTCTATGGTTGACAATTTCAGAACACAAGAGTGAGCATGAGTTGAATTTGAATGAGTTGGTGAGTAAAGTGAAGAAGTCAATTGAAGAAATTGATATGGATTTTGTTGCAAGGTTGCAAAGTGAAGAGGAAAGGAGATCAATCATAGAAAATTTTCTTAGGAAAATGAGTTTGTCTAATAATAAGGGTGTTGAGGCATTGGAAGGATTACTCACTTATGCAACTCTTGATCCAAGTCCTTTGGCAATGTCTAACTCAAGGTTATAG